The region GATGATATTTTAATCCTAGCCATGTCGGCCTCCTTTGAGCTTCACTTTTACTGGTACTGTTACCAGATTAAGCCTTGGAGTGCCGACATGGTATTTTTGTGCGCTGTTTGTGAAATACCGCTTGAACAAATTTTGTGAGCGTACTAGTCAGGAACAGCAATAAATCAATGCAGGACATGGGGAGCGTCGAGTGTCGATTGGGAAAAAAGAGCGTATTTTATGCGCGGCACAGGAAATATTTGCTCGGTGTGGATATGCCGGGACAACGATGAAAATGGTGGCTGAGCAGGCCGGTGTGGCTTCAGGACTGGTCTTTCATTATTTCGAGTCCAAAGAAAATTTGTTCATGGCCGCAGGGAGCGAATTGATCGACACGATGATGGGTGTCCTCAGTGAGAAAATCGAGTCGTGCAAAACCGGACACGACGCCCTTGGAACATTTATTGAGGCCTATCTGGATTTTACTTTGGACAATGAAAAGACATTTCCAACCGTGATTCGGTGTTCTCCATTCAGCGATGACAATCCTGATCTTGATCGAAACAAGATCGGAGCAAAATTCAAGGAATTGACTGACTTGATTGAAGAAATTCTC is a window of Pseudodesulfovibrio sp. JC047 DNA encoding:
- a CDS encoding TetR/AcrR family transcriptional regulator yields the protein MSIGKKERILCAAQEIFARCGYAGTTMKMVAEQAGVASGLVFHYFESKENLFMAAGSELIDTMMGVLSEKIESCKTGHDALGTFIEAYLDFTLDNEKTFPTVIRCSPFSDDNPDLDRNKIGAKFKELTDLIEEILRRGVADGSMKDVPISQTAFMIYGSIVGAVRTRFLTPYTVPGLYDEVRQFILRSVCPGDAI